ttgtcaatttcaaataatTTTTTAACGGTTTGAATTGGTGTTTACTACCTCATTGACATAGAAGTAGTCCATTTTAGCGATGTGGACAAtgtatgtttgaggctttactgagccagATAAACTTCTCTCTTCGAGGAGAGCCCACCGCACTTCACTCATGTTAGCGCAGATAAAGTATGCATATATTTGTGCAGTCCTGCAAGAATTGGAACACTTTCTTGCGCTCGCTTTGCATTCCTTGTTGTTTTCCTTATACATAATAACCTTGGACATGTGTgcattcctatcaaagtaagttccttattttctgtatatcgtgttgtcgtttctactgttggcgcatacagtatgtatggagcataatgtattcacagttttattcacgttttcaatTACTGGTGACAAATAATATATTCTGATTATTGCGTATATTGTAATGGACaactatgatgtgtgtaaaatactttttgaaggttgtactgattataatgagctaagctatttgccagctatgtgttGCGCCATGTTTGTATACATTATATAAcgcattctgggtgtcacgtaaCCGGTCAGACCAAAAGATGGTATAATGACTTGAAGGtatggttcactcatctttcaGGTAAACTTCCGTTAGTGAATTGAAGCGAATGATTGTAGACGagacacccccttcaacatgcatactataaatagaccaaactcatcttgtctcctcatCTTTGGCTGATGCGGAAAAAAAACAAGCATGGCGGCACGCACAAACTAGCCATCGTCGaattactttcgatttctagaaagtgttttactcaattattttgatTAATGGTGAGCACAcctgtgatgtgattaattataagtAGTAATTGCTAACTAATTCATTTTGTAGTttgtcagccgagagttataaAAATGTGACTGGTTGTGTTATTTCAATCTTTCCTCAGAaagcgctaggacaaatgtagcccacatttttccggtttggatgattgtgttacgctgtagctacttctgtgaatgtctgaacactgtatccaaaaataaactgctcacattctgaACATAACTTTGTACAGactgtttgtgcaaaatgtttctgaaaaaagTGGCCAGCTCATCATTCAAAACTGGACgttctaaataagcgttctaatcacaGTCTGATCATACgctacagggaccactgtagagcGATCACACCTGTGTGTTGGAACATGTGAAAAGGTTAAAAGAAACAAATAACTTATCTGCAGCACATTGCATTTTCCTTTAGTACATATAATAGGATAGTGAGGACTTACCTTCTGCTGCCTCTTCTTCAGGCTCATCTGTGGACTCCTGTGTTTGCTAATGGGAAGAACAAGACAACTGAAATTAATCATTGTGAACCGTTGAAGATGACTGTTagcaatcttttttttttttgacataTCATTACATTAAGGGATAAGGTACGGGGGGAATTATGAGGGGAAGATCCCAGGAGCTTGTCAGGAAGCCTTACCTCGGAGGAAGTCTGCATGTCTGTGGGCATGGGGGGCATGCCAATGGGAGGTGGGGGTCCCATCATCCCATGGGGGCCTGGAGCAGGGTACCCTCCATAGTGACCATAGCCACCATAGTTATAGCTGTTGTACTGGTCATAGCCCCAATGAGGGTAGTAGTTCTGGTTGGGTTGTTGATAGTACGGCTGTTGGTAATTGTTGTGGTAGGAGTTGTGGTTCTGGTTGTTATAGCTGTTCATTTTATGGCTAAAAAGCAAGGAAACATGGGGGGGAAATGATGTTAGGTTCAGCGGATGTCAAGTTAGGAGGACAATCATGCATATGAGATCAACTTTCAACAAAGAGTGACCGGCATGACACTAATCAAACTAATCAAATAATTTCCACAGTAATAGAACCATACCTCTTGTTCACAGCTATGCTGATCCTGATTGGTTTCGTCCCCAGGCCTGTGGCGTTCTGACACTCATCGATGGCTTTCTTCTGTTCGTTCTCGTCCTCAAACTTGATGAAACCATAACCTCTGCGAGACAAAGCACAACACTAAAACCCTGAGCACACATTCTCTCCGGGCTCACCTTATCATGCTTATCAAACACGTAATTAATTAGAAAACAAAAATGGTATGGTAGAACTGAAACTTGTTGTTTTACTTTTAATATGAAGTAGCATCACTTCAATTGTGAGTTGCTCTTGCTTACCCTACATGGGGAAAACAATAGTTTTAGCATAAATGTCAGAAACAAACCTTTTCCAGTATTTTGGGGAAAATATACCAGCGGTGAAGATACGGAAGACACAGATATGTCTCCACACAATCCAATTAAACAAATACATTGTTAAAAATGTCATGCGATTTTACAAGGAATTTAAATGTAATGAAATGTCAGATTAATCCATCTGAAGCAGAAATTACATTCAAATTGTGTTCAAATCAGGTGGTGCATTACCAGCATCACCAAATAACATGACTATGTCTGTTCAGCGCTCATACCTGGAGTTCCCATACTGATCAGAGACCACTTTCCCTCCTTTGCAGGAAGGGTACTTCTTCAGGAAGAACTGATGGAGCTGGTAGTCATCCACCTCTGAAGACAGATCTCCGACAAAGACTGAAAATTCCAGGCTGAGCAGAGccatgagagggacagagagcaagagagataacCAAGGTGTACTAAGTTACCAACATCAATGCATTGAGCGGTTTCTTTTGTTACAATCACTTTTTCTGTAGGTGGAAAATATCACAGAGCAGTGTACATAATAAACACACTACTGCAGGTTCCAACAGAAGAATGCCTCAAAATGAGGAAGAAAGTTCAGGCTTACCCAGCTTCTGGCCGTTTCCCGTAAGTTGCATAGTTTAACTTAAACTTTCTGGGCTATACAGGAAGAAAGAACAAGCAATCAAGAACCTTCAAAGACAAATGCGTGTAGTAAGGACATATTGCTAGAAAATAAAGAGTATATTAGAAAAGGACATTTTATTTGGTTTACATACCTCCACCACCCAGTACAGGCTTTATCCCATTCGTCAGTTAGTTCCTAACAGAGTTTATTCACCAGCTTCAAACAAAGTAAATTTACAAACAGCCTCAACCACCACCATCAGGAAGAAAACGGAGCTCAGTAACTTGGCTGTCATGTAAATTTGAGATATTATGTTCCATCAACCTCAAATTAAGGTGGGGGCCAATGATAGTGAAGCTCCGCTATCCACAACACATTTTGCAAAAAGCATCAAACTAAAACGAGAGGGTGGTTGTCCACTAATACATCATCAGTAAGTTGTTTAAATGAACTATGAATATTAGAAATGTCAAGCATGTAATGAGTGCTCACCGGGTTTGATCCAGGAACAAGCTTCCCATTCAGTCTGTGAACGCATCGGTCAACGCTGGCTTCGTCTGCCATTTCCACAAAGCAATAGCCTGCCGATCCTCTGTAGCACAAGAGATTGTATTAGTGACAATATGATACACCCACAGTTTTAGGTTTGACTTTGTAGCTGATGGGGTCCAATTAGATTGTATTTTGATCAGTGACAGATGCACATTTGGGCATGTATTGGCTTGATCTATGTACAATGCCACAGTGTGTTTTACAAACTGGTCAGTGGCCTACTTTCAAAGGAGGAAACAAATGCTACACACTAGCCCATTCATATATGCTAACTACCATTAGCGCCTACTGATTAAGGCAATCTTCCCAGGGGACTTTCATTACACTTGCTCTAAATGTTAAAGAGTAGGAAACATGAGTTTTTAATAACCAAAGTAACAGTGTGGTCTGGTTATATTCATTAACCTATTTGAGGATATCTTCGGAACTACCCACATCAAACTTTTTTTTCGACATCATATGGAGGATCTACTCTGTGCTAGTAGATGTGCTACTGAGTTCGTATGCTAGCTAGCTCAAGCTGGCAAATGTTACTCACAACTCATGCTCTTCACAGGCTTGTTATCTAGTGGGAACCTGATAGCATTGCAGGCTCTGGTGCCTTCTTGTTGTGAAAATCATGCCTGCTTGCTCTAACTGTGTAACAATGGTACCTCGTCTATtctcctttttgttttgtcaacttTTAGGCTGAAAACCCTATGGAGAGAAGGGTTTGAGAGCTAGCTAAACATGATATCACTCACTACATTAAACACGTCTGTGATTAACATACCCCGTTACTCTGTGGGTAATGATCTTAACACCATACGCCGTCTCGCCCATAGTGCTGAAGGCCTGTTTGATGAAATTCTCATCCATGTATGGGTCCAGCTATATAGAAAATAAAAAAGATTGAGTAGTTGTCTGTAAGATAtacacttaagcaataaggccagagggggggggggcatttggccaatataccacagctgagGGCTGTTCTCATGCGCAAAGCAGAATGCATGGACACAGtgcttagcagtggtatattggctatatagcACAAACCTCTGAGGtcacttattgctattataaaactGGTTAGCAACATAATTTAGAGTTGTAAAATtagatgttttgtcatacccattgCAATCATAAACCAGGTGGTTCacgccctgaatgctgattggctgaaagccatggtatatttaagcaataaggcctgaggaggagtggtatatggccaaaatGCCACAGGCACCTCATGGGTTTGTGATAGATGGCCAATATATCATGGCTAAGGGCTATGCCCAGGCACTCCAGAGCTGCGTTGTgacgaacagcccttagccgtgataaCGTTATATTGGCCAAATATCACACCTCAGGTCTAATTGCTTAAAATATCCCATTCATATCCATGAAATGTACATAAAATATCCCATTCATATCCATGAAATGTACAAACTCAAGCCTGGAAATTGAGATTAATGTAGAGAGAATACTGATAGATAAGTGATAGACCTACCTAGCTAGCCAAAGTGCTAATGTGGCCAAAGAATTACATACAACAAATGTTAACCCACATTTCAACCACCCAGAAGTAGTAGTTATTAGGTGCTAGTAGTAACTAACTACTAATAGAATATTACAAGGTGCTGCCATAGTAACGTCAGGGCAGCGTCAACATAACGTTAA
This DNA window, taken from Oncorhynchus tshawytscha isolate Ot180627B linkage group LG10, Otsh_v2.0, whole genome shotgun sequence, encodes the following:
- the LOC112260538 gene encoding tRNA selenocysteine 1-associated protein 1-like; this translates as MFNRMTSLWMGDLDPYMDENFIKQAFSTMGETAYGVKIITHRVTGGSAGYCFVEMADEASVDRCVHRLNGKLVPGSNPPRKFKLNYATYGKRPEAGLEFSVFVGDLSSEVDDYQLHQFFLKKYPSCKGGKVVSDQYGNSRGYGFIKFEDENEQKKAIDECQNATGLGTKPIRISIAVNKSHKMNSYNNQNHNSYHNNYQQPYYQQPNQNYYPHWGYDQYNSYNYGGYGHYGGYPAPGPHGMMGPPPPIGMPPMPTDMQTSSEQTQESTDEPEEEAAEDPNPQLDVDALNTEYMERSEELYDSLMDCHWQPLDTITSEIPPFSTS